The Bacteroidia bacterium genome contains a region encoding:
- a CDS encoding SulP family inorganic anion transporter gives MINIKKLFPALEWLPSYTLKLLGYDAVAGITLAAYAIPVSLAYATLAGLPPQYGIFGYLLGGLFYAMLGTGKQLAIGPTSAISMLIGVTLATLSNGDTQRWLDLSSLTALVFAAMSFLAYILHLSSIINFISETVLVGFKAGAAITIGLTQVPKLLGISGGGDDFFNRVINIYHQIPDTNIYVLIFGLVAIGLMILGKKFLPGKPVTLVVVVLSIIVITLTSIGGLGFKTVGDIPAGLPQLHIPNFNWEDINSVLPLAFACFLLAYIESVSAAKAIAQKNGYDIDARQELLALGLSNLATSFGHGYPVSGGLSQSAVNEKAGAKTPMALVFASICIGICLLFFTGLLKNLPTVILASIVLIAVSGLIDFKELNRMRKVNKFDFIIALLALLSVISFGILNGVLIAALASLLLIIRTVSSPHIAILGRIPGTNRYTDIKRHPDNEILPGVLLFRVESPLVYFNVSNVYNVIWERILKEESIIKVVIFDLSTSAYIDSSGARLIKRFYENLAAKGISFKVAEAHSEVRDILRFEDVEHLLGHVSRRDSIHDVIVHTLTDAEMQEKLKFENSDSK, from the coding sequence ATGATTAACATAAAAAAGCTTTTCCCAGCACTTGAATGGTTACCATCATATACTTTAAAACTTTTAGGATACGATGCGGTAGCTGGGATAACTTTAGCAGCATACGCAATTCCGGTTTCGCTGGCTTATGCAACACTAGCAGGTTTACCACCTCAGTATGGAATTTTCGGATATTTATTAGGCGGATTATTTTACGCTATGTTAGGAACCGGAAAACAACTCGCAATTGGTCCAACTTCTGCAATTTCTATGTTAATTGGTGTAACCCTTGCAACTTTATCCAATGGCGATACACAAAGATGGCTTGATCTTTCTTCACTTACTGCACTTGTTTTTGCAGCTATGAGTTTTTTAGCTTATATTTTACATTTAAGTAGTATTATAAATTTCATTAGCGAAACCGTACTTGTTGGTTTTAAGGCCGGTGCTGCTATCACAATAGGATTAACACAGGTGCCCAAATTATTAGGAATATCTGGTGGGGGCGACGATTTTTTCAATAGGGTTATTAATATTTATCATCAAATTCCTGATACAAATATTTATGTTTTAATTTTCGGTTTAGTTGCAATAGGATTGATGATTCTTGGTAAAAAATTTCTACCTGGTAAGCCTGTCACTTTAGTTGTAGTTGTGCTTTCAATAATTGTAATAACATTAACATCTATTGGCGGATTAGGATTTAAAACAGTTGGAGATATACCAGCAGGATTACCTCAATTACATATTCCTAATTTTAATTGGGAAGATATTAATAGCGTGCTTCCACTTGCATTTGCATGTTTTCTTTTAGCATATATTGAAAGTGTTTCGGCTGCCAAAGCTATTGCACAAAAAAATGGTTACGATATTGACGCACGTCAGGAATTACTTGCTTTAGGCCTCTCGAATTTAGCTACATCTTTTGGTCATGGTTACCCGGTAAGTGGCGGATTATCACAATCTGCAGTAAACGAAAAAGCCGGAGCTAAAACTCCGATGGCACTTGTGTTTGCATCAATTTGTATTGGTATTTGCTTATTGTTTTTTACAGGATTGTTAAAAAATTTACCAACAGTAATACTCGCATCAATTGTACTTATTGCTGTATCTGGGCTTATAGATTTTAAAGAGCTTAACAGAATGCGTAAAGTAAATAAGTTTGATTTTATTATTGCTTTACTTGCATTGTTAAGTGTTATAAGTTTCGGTATTTTAAACGGTGTTTTAATTGCAGCACTTGCTTCCTTATTATTAATAATCAGAACCGTATCAAGTCCACATATTGCAATACTAGGTAGAATACCTGGTACAAATCGTTATACCGATATAAAAAGACATCCTGATAATGAGATCTTACCTGGTGTTTTGTTATTCAGAGTAGAATCTCCTTTAGTTTATTTTAATGTCTCAAATGTATATAATGTTATTTGGGAAAGAATACTTAAAGAAGAATCAATAATTAAAGTTGTAATTTTTGATTTAAGTACATCTGCATATATTGATTCTAGTGGCGCAAGACTTATTAAAAGATTTTATGAAAATCTTGCTGCTAAGGGTATTTCATTTAAAGTAGCCGAAGCCCATTCCGAGGTTCGTGATATTTTAAGATTCGAAGATGTCGAACATTTATTAGGACATGTTAGCAGAAGAGATTCTATACATGATGTAATTGTTCATACATTAACAGATGCAGAAATGCAGGAAAAATTAAAATTCGAAAATTCTGATTCTAAATAA
- a CDS encoding glycosyltransferase family 39 protein: protein MSKGNLIINNSKQIEKQFYFNDTFKRLILFSISLLIVKLCLLPLIHTVDSDGVSRIFISLGWLKNPYWIKGGNWGPFHFYLMGSALKILNNQFYTPLILNIVLSSATLFPLYFFFKRLHNESTALILCFLFSLSPIIFRLSLLTLAETPYLFFVILSANLLYKGLDEKKILYVFLGGLITSIAGGFRYEIWILSTLFSILILIKYSKKDFLVFNSTALIFPCIWLISNYLDSGYFLNSFKWADLATETNKIDSIESFLRRIWFYPLSLIFAFGPIAFFYFIKTIIKTYKNIEYKKTIITFSIVFSIVFIIFLFNTLRGSLLLQHRFTITLFIICFPMFGYYFNTLNKKKIIMALVFGFTGFILAFAYSSKGARPIPRLLSKEANEINNIVKSNVSIKSGLIIDFWNWESTYCIAFMSNLPRNNIVLVDQNSDLNFISDEIKRIVTEKPNGYLLICSKGLLNNVVTIKQDTIILIKDNIHFPIKMVKNYPDASLYEYTFN, encoded by the coding sequence ATGAGTAAAGGAAATTTAATAATTAATAATTCCAAACAAATTGAAAAACAATTTTATTTTAATGACACTTTTAAAAGGCTTATTCTATTTAGCATATCATTGCTAATCGTTAAACTTTGCTTGTTGCCTTTGATTCATACAGTTGATTCAGATGGTGTTTCAAGAATTTTTATTTCATTAGGCTGGTTAAAAAATCCATATTGGATAAAAGGTGGAAATTGGGGTCCTTTTCATTTTTATCTTATGGGTAGCGCACTTAAAATATTAAACAATCAATTTTATACTCCGTTAATTTTAAATATTGTTTTGAGCAGTGCTACACTTTTCCCATTATATTTCTTTTTCAAGAGATTACACAATGAAAGCACTGCTCTAATTCTTTGTTTTTTATTCTCACTTTCACCAATTATTTTTAGACTTAGCTTATTAACTTTAGCTGAGACACCTTATCTATTCTTTGTTATATTATCAGCTAATTTACTATACAAAGGACTTGATGAAAAAAAAATACTATATGTTTTTTTAGGAGGTTTAATAACAAGTATAGCCGGTGGTTTTAGATATGAAATATGGATACTTTCAACATTATTTTCAATTTTAATATTAATAAAATATTCTAAAAAAGATTTTCTTGTTTTTAATTCCACAGCTTTAATTTTTCCATGCATATGGCTTATATCAAACTATTTAGATAGCGGATATTTTTTAAATAGTTTTAAATGGGCAGACTTAGCAACTGAAACAAATAAAATTGATTCTATAGAAAGTTTCTTAAGAAGAATTTGGTTTTACCCTTTGTCATTAATATTTGCATTTGGACCTATCGCATTTTTTTATTTTATCAAAACGATAATAAAAACATATAAAAATATTGAATATAAAAAAACAATAATAACATTTAGCATTGTATTTTCGATAGTATTTATTATTTTCTTATTTAATACATTAAGAGGCTCGCTATTATTACAGCATCGATTTACAATTACCTTATTCATAATATGTTTTCCAATGTTTGGGTATTATTTTAATACATTAAATAAAAAGAAAATTATAATGGCGTTAGTTTTTGGCTTTACAGGTTTTATTTTAGCTTTTGCATATAGCTCAAAAGGAGCAAGACCCATCCCCAGATTATTAAGTAAAGAAGCTAATGAAATAAATAATATTGTAAAATCAAATGTTAGCATAAAATCAGGGTTAATTATTGATTTTTGGAATTGGGAAAGTACTTATTGCATTGCTTTTATGTCTAACTTACCAAGAAATAACATAGTATTAGTTGATCAAAACAGTGATTTAAATTTTATTTCTGATGAAATAAAAAGAATTGTTACTGAAAAACCAAATGGTTATTTATTAATTTGTAGTAAAGGACTTTTAAACAATGTAGTTACAATTAAACAAGATACAATAATACTCATAAAAGATAACATACATTTTCCAATTAAAATGGTAAAAAACTATCCAGACGCTTCATTATATGAATACACTTTTAATTAA
- a CDS encoding T9SS type A sorting domain-containing protein, with the protein MKAALFFCFNLIILSAFSQVGKDCANPNIINSLPFSFTGTTSGYGMDYQVGPNNTTYMSGNDYVLQFHPATNMNISINLLNTNSLCGLFLFNNCPDAPGVHCVSYVEAASGNPSLYNIAVYSDTVYYIIIDTYNVANLFPSTTFNINVVEAFSIDLEAVMLRAPRTSCSLTDTAGVVLLYKNMGNDTLYNVPVGYQIDNNPPVIETHSDQILPYQSYYYTFNTRADLTISNKTYNFKIFTAYVGDVNSSNDTIYFPITNNNSVSTFPYFQDFESNTVGWTTAWIDQTHPGSSWQWGTPAKTTINSAASGTKCWVTDTIGNYLSNENSYVIGPCFDFSSLTLPVLEFDLWYKTATADIAQIEYTTDNVFFQNMNWHRLGNTGDGNNWYNTPSGYSSSGWNGSSGGWLHARHALDSLIGKPFVIFRIVFRGGVNGVDEGIAIDNIKISESPLNDLSVDQIIEPIGSCRLTVTDSVKVKIINHGMNSIHDFDVKCSVDGGITYVTETIADTLDFQESMIYKFNSTFNFGADGLYKVIATTALPSEQNTSNDTAYADVMHYSLISNYPYVENFETNNGNWYATGLNSSWQWGVVADTALTTASSGTHAWATNLTGYHNLAERSYVTSPCIDLTSMQNPMLKMMIWYKETYPTYCQLKISTDGGNVYSALGSASDPDWYNAGYSWTYSSLGWKQVKHSLKNYISVQDVRLQFYFEGTVQNKGFAFDSIVICDAPLASFTEINNKGWQVKFNNTSTLMDSCKWDFNDGSFSTEINPVHPYASSDTVLVTLIVYNSCGSDTIKKWVHPKYVGITDNQIESMVNLYPNPVKDELNVELMGGIGNCVIEINNVQGETVILKNINIIQKSKVLIPTNKLASGLYYVKISRSKGILNRKIVKY; encoded by the coding sequence ATGAAAGCAGCATTATTCTTTTGTTTTAATCTTATTATTCTTAGTGCATTTTCTCAAGTAGGTAAAGATTGTGCAAATCCCAATATTATTAATTCATTACCTTTTTCATTTACTGGAACTACAAGCGGTTATGGAATGGATTATCAGGTTGGACCAAATAATACTACGTATATGTCAGGTAATGATTATGTATTGCAATTTCATCCAGCTACAAATATGAATATCTCAATCAATTTATTAAATACAAATTCATTATGTGGTTTGTTCTTATTTAATAATTGTCCTGATGCTCCTGGTGTACATTGCGTTTCATATGTAGAAGCTGCCAGTGGTAACCCATCTCTGTATAATATTGCAGTTTATAGCGATACAGTATATTATATAATAATTGATACTTATAATGTTGCAAATTTATTTCCATCAACTACTTTTAATATTAATGTTGTTGAAGCATTTAGCATCGACCTGGAGGCAGTAATGTTACGTGCACCAAGAACTAGTTGTTCTTTAACTGATACTGCAGGAGTTGTTTTGTTATACAAAAATATGGGAAACGATACTTTGTATAATGTTCCTGTAGGTTATCAAATTGACAATAACCCACCGGTAATAGAGACCCATTCAGATCAGATTTTACCATATCAGAGCTATTACTACACATTTAATACTCGTGCTGATCTTACAATTTCAAATAAAACATATAATTTTAAAATATTTACTGCCTATGTTGGTGATGTAAATAGCTCTAATGACACCATTTATTTTCCAATAACAAATAACAATAGTGTAAGTACATTTCCATATTTTCAGGATTTTGAATCCAATACTGTTGGTTGGACTACAGCTTGGATAGATCAAACTCATCCAGGTTCAAGTTGGCAATGGGGAACACCTGCAAAGACTACAATTAATTCAGCTGCTTCAGGTACTAAGTGCTGGGTAACAGATACAATTGGAAATTATTTGTCTAATGAGAATTCATATGTCATAGGTCCCTGTTTTGATTTTAGTTCATTAACTCTGCCTGTTTTAGAATTTGATTTATGGTATAAAACTGCAACTGCGGATATTGCACAGATTGAATACACAACTGATAATGTTTTTTTTCAAAATATGAACTGGCATAGATTAGGTAATACCGGTGACGGAAATAATTGGTATAATACACCATCAGGGTATTCAAGTTCTGGTTGGAATGGATCAAGTGGAGGATGGTTGCATGCCCGACATGCACTTGATTCATTAATTGGAAAGCCATTTGTGATTTTTAGAATTGTTTTTAGAGGTGGTGTTAATGGTGTTGATGAAGGAATTGCAATAGATAATATTAAGATATCAGAATCACCATTGAATGATTTGTCAGTTGACCAGATTATTGAACCAATTGGAAGTTGCAGATTGACTGTTACGGATTCTGTAAAAGTTAAAATAATAAATCATGGAATGAATTCTATTCACGATTTTGATGTAAAATGCTCTGTTGATGGTGGTATTACTTATGTTACGGAAACAATTGCAGATACTTTAGACTTTCAGGAATCAATGATTTATAAGTTTAATTCTACATTCAATTTTGGTGCAGATGGTTTATATAAAGTAATTGCAACAACTGCTTTGCCATCCGAGCAAAACACTTCAAATGATACCGCTTATGCAGATGTAATGCATTATTCGTTGATTTCTAATTATCCATATGTTGAAAATTTTGAAACAAATAATGGTAATTGGTATGCAACTGGATTAAATTCTTCATGGCAATGGGGTGTTGTAGCAGATACGGCTTTAACTACAGCATCATCCGGAACACATGCATGGGCAACTAATTTAACAGGTTATCATAATCTTGCTGAAAGATCTTATGTTACAAGTCCGTGTATTGATTTAACGTCAATGCAAAACCCTATGTTAAAGATGATGATATGGTATAAAGAAACATACCCTACATATTGTCAGTTAAAAATTTCAACTGATGGTGGAAATGTTTATTCTGCATTAGGTTCAGCAAGCGATCCAGATTGGTATAATGCCGGATATTCATGGACATATTCATCATTAGGATGGAAGCAGGTAAAGCATTCTTTAAAAAACTATATTAGTGTGCAAGATGTTAGATTGCAGTTTTATTTTGAAGGGACTGTACAAAATAAAGGTTTTGCTTTTGACAGTATAGTTATTTGTGATGCCCCATTAGCTTCATTTACAGAAATAAATAATAAAGGTTGGCAGGTAAAGTTTAATAATACGTCAACACTAATGGATTCTTGTAAATGGGATTTTAATGATGGATCATTTTCAACTGAAATAAACCCGGTACATCCATATGCCAGTTCTGATACTGTTTTGGTGACTTTAATAGTGTATAATTCATGTGGATCTGATACTATTAAAAAGTGGGTTCACCCAAAATATGTTGGTATAACTGATAATCAAATTGAAAGTATGGTTAACCTATATCCTAATCCTGTTAAAGATGAATTAAATGTTGAATTGATGGGAGGAATTGGGAACTGTGTTATAGAAATAAACAATGTTCAGGGAGAAACCGTTATTCTTAAAAATATTAATATAATTCAGAAGTCTAAAGTTCTTATTCCAACAAACAAATTAGCTTCTGGGTTGTATTATGTTAAGATTAGTAGATCGAAAGGTATTCTTAATAGAAAGATTGTGAAATATTAG
- a CDS encoding replication-associated recombination protein A yields the protein MSNKPLAERMRPINFDSYIGQKHLIGENAVLRKMVESGNIHSMIFWGPPGVGKTTLANIISNILNRPFFSLSAINSGVKDVREVIEKAKSKHFFDSPAPILFIDEIHRFSKSQQDSLLGAVEKGTVVLIGATTENPSFEVITPLLSRCQVYILKSLEEEDLLNLAKRAIENDSVLKKQKINLEETEALLRFSGGDARKLLNIIDLVSNAFEKDVVIINNKNVVDVLQQNIAIYDKGGEQHYDIISAFIKSIRGSDPNAAVYYLARMLAGGEDIKFIARRMIILASEDIGIANPNALLLATNCFEAVSMIGMPESRIILSEVAVYLATSPKSNSTYSAIDAALALVEKTGDLPVPLHLRNAPTKLMKNIGYGKEYKYAHSFENNFVDLEFLPDKISGTCLYNPQTTAKEKEILAFLAQRWKGKYGYK from the coding sequence ATGTCAAACAAGCCACTAGCAGAGCGAATGCGGCCAATTAATTTTGACTCATACATAGGTCAAAAACATTTAATTGGAGAGAATGCTGTTTTACGCAAAATGGTAGAAAGCGGGAATATTCATTCAATGATATTCTGGGGACCTCCCGGTGTTGGAAAAACTACTCTGGCAAATATTATTTCAAATATTTTAAATCGTCCTTTTTTTAGTTTAAGTGCAATAAATTCGGGAGTAAAAGATGTTCGTGAAGTAATTGAGAAAGCAAAATCAAAGCATTTTTTTGATAGCCCAGCTCCTATCCTATTTATTGATGAAATTCACAGATTCAGTAAATCACAGCAGGATTCGTTACTTGGTGCTGTAGAAAAAGGAACAGTTGTACTTATTGGCGCGACAACAGAAAATCCATCATTCGAAGTAATTACTCCATTATTATCACGCTGTCAGGTTTATATTTTAAAATCATTAGAAGAAGAAGACTTGCTTAATCTTGCAAAAAGAGCCATAGAAAATGATTCAGTACTAAAAAAACAAAAAATAAATTTAGAAGAAACCGAGGCACTTCTAAGATTTTCAGGTGGTGATGCAAGAAAATTATTAAATATTATCGATTTAGTTTCAAATGCATTTGAAAAGGATGTTGTTATAATAAATAACAAAAATGTAGTAGATGTACTTCAACAGAATATTGCAATCTATGATAAAGGCGGAGAACAACATTATGATATAATTTCTGCATTTATTAAATCAATACGTGGAAGCGATCCCAATGCTGCAGTATATTATCTCGCACGAATGCTTGCCGGTGGCGAGGACATTAAATTTATTGCACGAAGAATGATAATTCTGGCTTCTGAGGATATTGGAATTGCAAATCCAAATGCACTTTTGTTAGCAACAAATTGTTTTGAAGCAGTAAGTATGATAGGAATGCCAGAATCAAGAATTATACTTTCTGAAGTGGCTGTATATCTTGCAACCTCACCAAAAAGCAACTCAACGTATTCTGCTATTGACGCTGCATTAGCATTAGTTGAGAAAACTGGGGATTTGCCAGTCCCACTTCACTTGCGTAATGCACCAACAAAGCTAATGAAAAATATTGGCTATGGTAAAGAATATAAATATGCTCATAGCTTCGAAAATAATTTTGTTGATTTGGAATTTCTACCGGATAAAATTTCCGGAACCTGCTTATACAACCCACAAACAACAGCTAAAGAAAAAGAAATTTTAGCTTTTCTTGCTCAAAGGTGGAAAGGGAAATACGGGTATAAATAA
- a CDS encoding lysophospholipid acyltransferase family protein translates to MNFIIYIIFLFFVLVFAITPFFVLYLFSSFLAFLIGSVFKYRYKVIYQNLSNSFQGLTEKEKKKIIKKVYLNISDLAVESIKSFTMSKKQIKQRLVVLNPEFLDLLYKSNRGVIGVTGHYANWEWAALASSMYLKHSPVGFYKPLSNKHIDQYMKRNRGRNGMHLCSIYVTAISFESYKNKPAFFAMVGDQSPSNANKAYWLDFLNQKTACLHGPENYAKLYNLPVVFLDIQRIKRGHYTVELSKITDEPLNEKNGEITRVYMQKLEAVIRKKPEDWLWSHRRWKIKPKI, encoded by the coding sequence ATGAACTTCATAATTTATATAATATTCCTTTTTTTCGTTCTGGTTTTTGCCATTACACCTTTCTTTGTTTTGTATTTATTTTCTTCATTTTTAGCATTCCTAATTGGTTCAGTATTTAAATACAGATATAAAGTAATTTATCAAAATCTTTCAAATTCTTTTCAAGGGTTAACTGAAAAAGAAAAAAAGAAAATCATAAAAAAAGTTTACCTTAATATTTCTGATTTAGCAGTTGAGTCTATTAAGAGTTTTACAATGTCTAAAAAACAAATTAAACAAAGGTTAGTTGTTTTAAATCCGGAATTTTTAGACTTGCTTTATAAATCAAATCGCGGAGTAATTGGAGTTACCGGGCATTATGCCAATTGGGAGTGGGCTGCTCTTGCATCAAGTATGTATCTAAAACATAGTCCGGTTGGCTTTTACAAACCATTATCTAACAAACATATTGACCAATACATGAAAAGAAACAGAGGAAGAAATGGAATGCACCTTTGTTCAATTTATGTAACTGCTATATCATTTGAAAGCTATAAGAATAAACCAGCATTCTTTGCAATGGTTGGCGATCAAAGTCCGTCAAACGCAAATAAAGCATATTGGCTTGATTTTCTAAATCAAAAAACAGCATGCTTACATGGACCAGAAAACTATGCAAAACTATATAATCTGCCTGTTGTTTTTCTGGACATTCAAAGAATTAAACGTGGTCATTACACAGTTGAACTTTCAAAAATTACTGATGAACCACTTAATGAAAAAAATGGAGAAATCACTCGAGTTTACATGCAAAAGCTGGAAGCAGTAATTCGCAAAAAGCCAGAAGATTGGTTATGGTCACATCGAAGGTGGAAAATTAAACCTAAAATCTAA
- a CDS encoding TerC/Alx family metal homeostasis membrane protein: MNYNEILFFSGFILFIILILYADLGLIGRKSHVVSFKEASLWSVVWISLSLIFWITLRYYGHVIHGIDNYDELQQKVIQNSHPITLVAGNFAESLSIYNNNLSLEYITGYLIEYALSIDNVFVMVMIFYSFSVKEKFYKRVLFWGILGAIVMRFLFIFLSAALIQKFNWTLYIFGGLLIFTAVKMFLNRNKEEKIDTEKHPVVRFASKYFNVFPRYVGQNFFIRRKKVLQMTPLFLVLLVIEFSDVIFAVDSVPAIFSITKDPYIVFFSNIFAILGLRSLFFLVVHVINLFHYLKTGLSFLLAFIGTKMFLHSWLKEIGFTTEHSLYVVLGILVISILASVIFPPKKSEEIHLE, from the coding sequence ATGAATTATAACGAAATACTTTTCTTCTCTGGATTTATATTATTTATTATACTAATCCTATATGCTGATTTAGGTTTGATTGGCAGAAAAAGCCATGTTGTATCTTTTAAAGAAGCTTCTTTATGGAGCGTTGTTTGGATAAGCCTGTCACTAATATTTTGGATTACATTAAGATATTACGGACATGTAATTCATGGAATTGACAACTATGATGAACTGCAACAAAAGGTAATACAAAACTCGCATCCTATAACATTAGTTGCAGGTAACTTCGCAGAAAGTTTATCCATTTATAATAATAATTTATCTCTTGAATATATAACCGGCTACCTTATTGAATATGCGTTATCGATTGATAATGTTTTTGTTATGGTTATGATTTTTTATTCATTCTCTGTTAAAGAAAAATTCTATAAACGAGTTTTATTCTGGGGAATTCTTGGTGCCATTGTTATGCGCTTCTTATTTATTTTTCTAAGTGCTGCATTAATTCAAAAATTTAACTGGACACTTTATATTTTTGGTGGATTATTAATATTCACAGCAGTTAAAATGTTTTTAAACCGCAACAAAGAAGAGAAAATAGATACAGAGAAACACCCTGTTGTAAGATTTGCTTCAAAATATTTTAATGTATTTCCAAGATATGTAGGACAGAATTTCTTCATCAGAAGAAAAAAAGTTTTACAAATGACTCCATTGTTTCTTGTTTTATTAGTTATTGAATTTTCTGATGTTATTTTTGCCGTTGATTCTGTTCCTGCAATTTTCTCTATAACAAAAGACCCATATATTGTTTTCTTTTCAAACATATTCGCAATCTTAGGATTAAGATCACTGTTTTTTCTGGTAGTACATGTAATTAACCTATTTCATTATTTAAAAACCGGATTGTCATTTTTACTAGCTTTTATTGGAACAAAAATGTTTCTTCATTCATGGCTTAAAGAAATTGGGTTTACTACAGAACATTCTTTATATGTAGTATTAGGAATTTTAGTAATTAGCATTTTAGCATCTGTAATTTTTCCTCCAAAGAAATCAGAAGAAATTCATTTGGAATAA
- a CDS encoding 2-oxoacid:acceptor oxidoreductase family protein encodes MTEEIIIAGFGGQGVLSMGKILAYSGIMQNQEVSWMPSYGPEMRGGTANVTVILSNEMISSPIVNEFDTAIILNQQSMDKFEKTVKPGGILVYDPNGITRHPTRKDITIYSIDATDEANRMGNVKIFNMIVLGGYLKIKPVILVENIVKGLEKSLPKRHHGLIPENKNGVMRGMEIIKQK; translated from the coding sequence ATGACAGAAGAAATTATTATAGCCGGATTTGGAGGACAGGGTGTGCTTTCAATGGGTAAAATTCTTGCATATTCAGGTATTATGCAAAATCAAGAAGTTAGCTGGATGCCTTCATACGGACCAGAAATGCGTGGAGGAACTGCTAATGTTACAGTTATTCTAAGTAATGAAATGATAAGTTCCCCGATTGTTAATGAGTTTGATACAGCTATCATACTAAATCAACAATCAATGGATAAATTTGAAAAAACTGTTAAACCTGGTGGTATATTAGTATATGATCCTAATGGAATTACTCGTCATCCAACCAGAAAAGACATTACAATTTATTCAATAGATGCAACTGACGAAGCAAATCGAATGGGAAATGTGAAAATATTCAATATGATAGTGCTTGGTGGTTATTTAAAGATTAAACCAGTAATTTTAGTTGAAAATATTGTAAAAGGATTAGAAAAATCACTACCAAAAAGACACCACGGACTAATTCCAGAGAATAAAAATGGAGTTATGCGGGGCATGGAAATTATTAAACAAAAATAA
- a CDS encoding 2-oxoglutarate oxidoreductase has translation MDIKDIIKPENIVYKKTKLFTEKPLSYCPGCGHGTAHRMLLEVLEEMNIYSDTVGIAPVGCSVLAYEFLDIDMQQAAHGRAPALATAVKRLMPDKFVFTYQGDGDLAAIGTAETIHACNRGENFTMIFINNGIYGMTGGQMAPTTLPGMRASTCPFGRNTEIMGNPLKITELLAQLPGVYYATRQAVHTPNAVRKTKKALRNAFEYQKLKKGISFVEIVSNCNSGWKMTPNQSNKWMEDNMFPFYPLGDIKVPQLEKV, from the coding sequence ATGGATATTAAAGATATTATAAAACCAGAAAACATCGTTTACAAGAAAACGAAACTTTTTACAGAAAAGCCTCTTTCGTACTGTCCTGGCTGCGGACACGGTACTGCACATCGTATGTTGCTAGAAGTGTTGGAAGAAATGAATATTTATTCTGATACTGTTGGTATTGCTCCTGTTGGTTGCTCTGTATTAGCGTATGAATTTTTAGATATTGATATGCAACAAGCAGCTCATGGTCGTGCACCGGCACTTGCAACTGCTGTAAAAAGATTAATGCCTGATAAATTTGTTTTTACTTATCAAGGTGATGGTGATTTAGCAGCAATTGGCACAGCTGAAACAATTCATGCTTGTAACCGAGGTGAAAACTTTACTATGATTTTCATAAATAATGGTATTTATGGAATGACTGGAGGACAAATGGCTCCAACAACACTTCCCGGAATGAGAGCATCAACATGCCCTTTTGGTCGTAATACAGAAATAATGGGAAATCCATTAAAAATCACTGAACTTTTAGCACAATTACCAGGTGTATATTATGCAACTCGTCAGGCTGTTCATACGCCAAATGCGGTTCGTAAAACTAAAAAAGCTTTAAGAAATGCATTTGAATACCAAAAACTAAAAAAAGGAATTTCTTTTGTTGAAATAGTTTCAAATTGTAATTCGGGATGGAAAATGACTCCAAACCAATCTAATAAATGGATGGAAGATAATATGTTCCCATTCTACCCTTTAGGTGACATTAAAGTTCCTCAGTTAGAAAAAGTTTAG